TGGAATAACTAAATTTTGATTTATTGTAGCTCTTATTGTTGGAGTATTTATATCTTTCATTAACACATAAAGTTTTTCTATATCTGTTGCTGTTAAATCTCCATTTTTTACATATAAAACTAAAGAAACTACATCTTTGAATTTAGTATCTTTTGTACAAATATCTTTCCATAAATTGAATACCTCAGAATTTTCAACTGTATCAAAATGTTTTAACTCTCTTATTTTCTTTTCATAATTTATTTTAGATATTTTCCCATTTTTTATATTTTCTTTTTCAAAATAATCTAAATACAGTTTTTTAAAACCTTCAAATCCCATTTTTTCAACTAGAAATCTTAATCTAGCTTGCATTCTATTAACTCTATCTCCACGATCATAGAATAAATCTATTAAAGCTTTTACTGCTCTTAGTAAATCCTCTTCAGGCAAAAATTCTATTAAAACATGACCTATTTTACTTCCTCTTCCCATTCCTCCACCACAATAAACTTTAAATCCTCTTTCACCATTTATCTCTTTTGCTACAAATCCCATATCTTGAACAGCCATAACAAACTCGTCATCTAATGAATTTGAAAATCCAATTTTTAATTTTCTTCCAAAATCAAAAGCTTTATCCATGAAAAAGACTTCGTTTTCAACCATTCTAGCATACGGCATTACATCAAAAATATTTCTTTTATCCACTCCTGTATATGTTGAAACTAAAATACTTCTAAAAGTATTTCCACCTCCACCTCTAAAATACATCTCTTTTGAATTACACTGTTCTATTGTCTCTTTTACTTTTTCAAAATCAACTTCATGCAGTTGATAATTTTGTCTTGTAGAAAGATGCAAATACGGAATTTCTTCTCTCTCCATTATATTTGCCAATGATTTAAATTTCTCAATTGAAAGCTCTCCACCTACAGCTTTTAATCTTAACATCATTTTTTTACCTTTTTGCTCATAAATTCCAAATTTTGATCCTCTTTTTTTTAAATCTGCTGATTTTAAATTATTATTTGAGTATTCTGTTATACCTTCTTGAAGTTCTAAATATTCTTTTTCAATGTCTTTTAATTTTTCTTCAATTCTTTCCATTTCTTTACCTCTTTCTCAAAATTTAGTAATATCATTTTCTTCAAAATTTCTTCTTTTTTCCTTTTTAATAAATTTTTAATTTATTTTTTTAAAAAAATAAAGTTTGACTTTAATTTGTATTTAGTGTATATTTTATTAGAAATTAAATTGGAGGTTTTTATTATGAATAAAAAAAATATAGCATCACTTACAACGCCTAGTTTTTTGGTTAATCTTTCTACTCTTGAAAATAATATAAATAAATATCAAAAATTAGCTGATGAAAACTCTGTTGAATTGTTTCCAATGTTAAAAACTCATAAAAGTAGTGAAATCACAAAAATGCAAATTGATAAAGGTGCAAAAGGAGTTTTAGTTGGTACTTTAGATGAAGCTGAAAAAGTTATCAAAAAAAGTGGAGTTAAAAAAGTTATGCTTGCTTATCCTGTTATTGGAGATACGAATTTAGATAGAGTAATCAATCTTAGCAAAGAATGTGATCTTTTTGTTGCTTTTGACAATGAAATTCCTGCGATAGAACTTTCTAAAAAATTAAATAATACTAAAATTAATTATCAGATAATTATAAATAGTGGTCTAAATAGATTTGGAGTTTCTCCTGAGGATAGTGTTTTACTATACAATACACTAAAAAAATATCCAAATCTTGTTTTTAAAGGAATTTCAACTCACACAGGACAAGTTTATGGTTTTTCTAAAGATTATATAAATAAAATAACTGAAAAAGAGATTAGTACAATGACTTTAGCAAAAAAGCTTTTAATTGAAAATGGAGCTGACGTTGAATTTGTAGCTACTGGAACCACTCCTACCTTTGAAAGTGCT
This genomic window from Cetobacterium sp. NK01 contains:
- a CDS encoding nitrite/sulfite reductase; protein product: MERIEEKLKDIEKEYLELQEGITEYSNNNLKSADLKKRGSKFGIYEQKGKKMMLRLKAVGGELSIEKFKSLANIMEREEIPYLHLSTRQNYQLHEVDFEKVKETIEQCNSKEMYFRGGGGNTFRSILVSTYTGVDKRNIFDVMPYARMVENEVFFMDKAFDFGRKLKIGFSNSLDDEFVMAVQDMGFVAKEINGERGFKVYCGGGMGRGSKIGHVLIEFLPEEDLLRAVKALIDLFYDRGDRVNRMQARLRFLVEKMGFEGFKKLYLDYFEKENIKNGKISKINYEKKIRELKHFDTVENSEVFNLWKDICTKDTKFKDVVSLVLYVKNGDLTATDIEKLYVLMKDINTPTIRATINQNLVIPLVHRSAIPYIYKYLNEQIPEIVTQTISIRGQIRACVGAKVCMIGVQDSASIADEIGDELDDLAKEFPQYRKIIFKEAKNIRISGCPSSCAGVPVAPLGFIGLKKKINDKLVDCMQVYMGGILTESIQSLAFEIPNLILPIDEIPLLVKSLFRDYLEVLQVYDITFSNYMYERRLEEF
- a CDS encoding alanine racemase — translated: MNKKNIASLTTPSFLVNLSTLENNINKYQKLADENSVELFPMLKTHKSSEITKMQIDKGAKGVLVGTLDEAEKVIKKSGVKKVMLAYPVIGDTNLDRVINLSKECDLFVAFDNEIPAIELSKKLNNTKINYQIIINSGLNRFGVSPEDSVLLYNTLKKYPNLVFKGISTHTGQVYGFSKDYINKITEKEISTMTLAKKLLIENGADVEFVATGTTPTFESAIKSSEITISRPGNYVFFDAIQVALGAATEDDCALSVLATVVSHPSEDLFILDCGSKCLGLDQGAHGNSLTKGFGIIKNHPELTIIGLSEEVAKVKKEGSTTLKIGDKIEIIPNHSCSAANMTNYLIGHRSGVIEKIIEVDIRGNSRKICID